The DNA segment GTGTTCAATTTTTTGTTCTTAGTTCTTGTTATAATTGGTGTATATATAGATGAAGTTATGGTCTATATATATAACGAGTTTGTATGTAAATGCAACAAACGagtatggaaaaaaaaaacaaagaaaaagataagTATTACTTTTCTAGATTGAAAGTTATTAGTTTAGTTACTTTATTTTGTGGGATAAACTGGAAATTTTAATCCTCTGTATTAACCTTTTGGTTTTGAATTGTTCTATATATGCATTAATTTACGATAAGCTTGGTAATTATTAGGAAAAATGGTGGAAAAGTATAATTTTAGTAGGCCAGCTATAGCATTTAGGTCAGTGAGTCGTATGATTTAGGGTACAATAActaattccaaaaaaaattgcACAATATTCGAAGCTTACAATATAAACGAGTTGAGTTCAGTTTAGGGGAAAATAACGATTATGTAGAAATTATGTGTAAATTAAAGTATTTAAACGAGTTGAGTTGATCTACTTACCAACAACGCGGCAGGACACAAATGGTAGATTTCTTTTGTTTGGTGACACGATTTATTGACTTATTGTTGGTACCTTCAAGTCTTTTATATTAATCAACCCATTGTATGGACGTCTGTCTATACATAAATCTACACACAGATGCATATGATCCATTCTCATACTAGtctatatacacacacatatgCATCTATGTACAAATTGTCTCATACATCCTATACACTACCATTTATGTCTCTAGAGTGATAAGGCTTCACAATCATGTAGAGATGAGAGTTGTACTATATAACAATCAAGCAATATTAACTAACCTACGTACATATACATCTTCCTAAACCCGCATCATCATCATAGAAATATATGTAGATAATTAAACCTTCTTGCACACTACCATTTATACGTTATTGTCCTTCCCCCAATCGCACCAAAACTTGGTGTTGTGACTTTTGTACCCTTTTTTCTTTCCCTCGAAGTCAAAATGTTATTAGATGAAAATTGTttctattaagaaaaaaaggttagtttcaaaaagaaaacgtATGGGCTGATATGGTAATCATTAAAGCCCAATAAATTAAATGAGACCCACTAAGTGGACGTTCTAATAAAAAGGAGATTTTGAGGTTCCATAGGGCGTttacatcagcggaaaaaactttttctaaaaaatgacACGTgacattaacaaaaaataaatatacatataaagaaaaataaataataagtaaatatataatataagaaatacaaatattacattaaacaataataaataaatatacaatataagaaaagtaaataaaaagtaaatatacaatataagaaatagaaatattacattaaacatttatcataatttatcatctgatataaaagaaagaaaattagaatacataaatatataattaaaaaatgaaaaaaaactaaattaaacatctatctgaaaaatgtatctatactaataaaatagagcttttgaagctccatagagcgtccacatcagcgaaaaaaaaaacttcttctaaAAGATAACACGTgtcattaataataaataaaaaaataataagaaatagaaatattacattaaacaataataagaaATAGTAATTATGATGATATCGGTAGACAGTTAATATtaattgttaatatttatttactaaTTAAATGTTCTAATATGATGATAGctttatattaaaatacatttttaaaaataatagtatatatatatgtcggtagaataaattaatgtttattaattatcttaaatatcatgataaataaatatatatatatatatatatattaacataaaatttaaataataatattaataattaagatgatgatttatcctaaaataatgaaaaatatgacaaataagcaaattcacTAAAATTATGGAGAAGATGACacttcacttctcaaataatagtatagatttgacAAAAATAATTAGGTTACTATTACGTTCTAAATTTCTAATGATCCACAtgtttttaaaagaaacaaatttgaTTCACTTATACagcttttgatcaacacttaaACTTTTTCTCATAAATTTAAGCCAAAACCAATtatatatcaattttaaaatacatatttacaaatcttagaaactaaattaaattatatataatctgATTTAGTACAATTAAAATTCCACTGAAAAAATATACAACTCAACATACCAAAAATAACTTAACCGATCCAAATAATTATAcccaaaatcatatatttaattaaGATAATATAATAATGTAGTTTAAAACAGTGTTATATTTGTCTTTCTAATAtacaaactaaaaataattaaaacttatCAATAATTAGAAATAAAAGTTAATCAAttataattgattttattgTTTTGTAAATGTTTGTATCCCTGCATGAGAACCTGAAATCACCTAGGAATAATAATATAGGGCAAAGTAAACAATGATTATAAATAAGAGTGAATTAAAGCATCATTATCCCTGAAATCCATTAAgggtttcttaattttttttgtctggttaaaaaaattataaaaaaaaaactaatcgtAAGCTGTCACGTGTCAGTGAAACCTGCAAACAACAGTGTAAAAAACGGACGAAAAACGTTCCTTAATTGATGACTTTTGTAACCGATCACTATCCTGTTTATGGGCCCCCCTTTAAGAAGGCTTTAAAATTCTGCGATAAAGATGGctttagtacttaattaatgtgagcttttttttttcggACAATGTGAGCTATATGTTTGAAAAATGTGAATTcttaaacaaaaacaatgtTTATTACAAGTACAGAACTAGGAAGATTTTTAAAACAGTGTGTAGCACGAATCGCAAGGGGAAGGGGAGATAATGATTGGCTGAGAACTAGAGAGAATGCGAATCTGAAAAGAAGATTTCCCACTTATTTAATTATTAGAATCTAAAATTTAAGAATTCtacattttttaattattagcatctctcttttttttcgtgTCAAAGGACCGACACAATTTTCAGACAATAATAAAACACGAAATAGAATAAACTGAAGTATAAAAGAAACCTAGTACTCTTCGCCACCCTAGTCGATTTGTAGGGGCTCATAGATCTTTCTACTCGCCGACTGATCTGCTGTAAACTGGTACTTAGATCTTCTCTAACTTCCACCATCTTATGTTTGTTTGATCTCAGAACTTCCAGACTGgtcgttttattttttgttgactTGATTTCTTTGGGCAGATCTCTAATTTATGTTTGTTTGGGCTTAGTAACACAATACAAGTGAATTTTCGGATTTCCTTGGGTGGTTCCGTTTCTGCTGCTTGTATTTTTTCTAACTCTAGATTTGTGTAACTTTGTAGTGTAAGTTGAGGAATGGCAGATCGATTGACGCGGATTGCTATTGTGAGCGAAGACCGGTGCAAACCAAAAAAATGTCGCCAGGAATGCAAGAAGAGCTGTCCTGTTGTCAAGACAGGTATAATATTGTCTCAATTTCATCATTCTTGGCTAGCtctaatatatacaaaaaaccgtatgttatatatatatatctccagGGAGACTTTGTATTGAAGTCACTCCTACTTCCAAGACTGCTTTCTTATCAGAGGAGCTGTGTATAGGATGTGGTATCTGCGTGAAGGTATACTcgcctttatttatttattttttacaaaaccGGCAGATACTGAGTgagattttcttcttttttggaaGAAATGCCCGTTTGAGGCTATTCAAATTATCAATCTTCCAAAGGATCTAGAGAAAGATACAACCCACCGCTATAGGTCCAATGCTTTCAAATTGCACAGGCTCCCAGTTCCAAGGCCGGGCCAAGTCCTAGGGTTGGTCGGGACAAACGGTATTGGGAAATCAACGGCTCTCAAAATCTTGGCTGGAAAACTTAAACCAAATCTTGGCAGGTTCGATGTAAGTACCAAACAAGCCTCTCTTTCTTCGATACTTAAGTTTTGCATTTTTGATAAattgaatgtttttttaaaaaaatattattattttgtgtcAGAATCCTCCGGACTGGCAAGAAATTTTGGCCCACTTCCGCGGGTCAGAACTTCAAAGCTATTTCACCCGAGTTGTAGAAGAAAATCTAAAGGTAGTTAGTTaggatgtttattttttttaatatacttgTTCGCCAAGTAAAGAAGCTGAGCCCACTCGATTCGTCTATGTATGGCAGACGGCTATAAAGCCCCAACATGTGGaccagataaaaaaaattgttcaaggTGATCTTGGGAAGATGCTTGAGAAGCTGGACGAGAGAGGAATGATGGAGCAGATTGTCGCTGATCTGGAGTTGAACCCGGTACTGGACCGTAGAGCAAAAGATGTATCTGGTGGAGAGCTTCAGAGGTTTGCCATTGCCGCTGTTTTCATCAAGAAGGCTGAGATATACATGTTTGATGAACCATCTAGCTTCCTCGATGTGAGGCAAAGACTCAAAGCTGCTCAAGTTATACGCTCACTCCTCAGGCCTGAcaggttttttattttattttattattttatttttgtgatctCTAGCTCCTTATGTGATTTTTGCTTTTCACTCAGCTACGTGATTGTTGTGGAGCATGACCTCAGCGTCCTAGACTATTTGTCAGACTTCATCTGCTGTCTGTATGGAAAACCAACAGCATACGGTGTCGTGACTCTCCCCTTTTCTGTCAGAGAAGGAATCAACGTGTTCTTGGCTGGCTTTATTCCCACTGAAAACTTGCGTTTCAGGGACGAATCTCTGACCTTCAAGGTAACCCTTTTCCAGTGACTTCTgataataataagaataaaacaaaaaaaaattattttgtcatTTTGGTTTACAAGGTTTCTGAGACTCCACAAGAGAGTGATGGGGAAGTGAAGTCCTATGCAAGATACAAATACCCAAACATGAGTAAGACTCTTGGAAGTTTCAAGCTGGAGGTGATGGAAGGTGACTTCACCGACTCTCAGATTGTTGTAATGCTTGGGGAGAACGGTACTGGGAAAACTACCTTCATCCGGATGCTGGTACATTCCCTTTTGCTCCATAATTGTGTGTGTTTTAAGactttgactttttttttttatgtaacgTAGGCAGGTGCACTGAAACCTGACGAGGGTGTAGAAGAAGATATGCCAGTGTTTAATGTGTCTTACAAACCGCAAACTTATGATGCGCAGCGTGAGTGTTCCGTGAGACAGTTGCTCCATGAGAGGATCCGTGATGCTTATATGCATCCTCAATTTGTATCGGATGTAATGAAACCGCTTCAGATTGAGCAGCTGTTGGATCAAGCAATTTGCACGCTCTCGGGTGGAGAGTCGCAGAGAGTTGGCATAACGTTATGCCTGGGGAAGCCTGCTGATATATATCTGATAGATGAGCCAAGTGCGTATCTCGACTCTGAGCAGAGAATCACAGCGTCAAAGGTCATAAAGCGCTTCATCCTCCACGCAAAGAAAACAGCATTTATTGTGGAGCATGACTTTATTATGGCAACCTATCTGGCGGACCGAGTCATAGTGTATGAAGGACAACCATCTATCAAGTGTATGGCTCATTCTCCACAGTCACTCCTTAGCGGAATGAACCTCTTCTTATCGGTAAAAGCTCTGAATCAATTTAATTCTCTAATACAACAAGTGGTGAGAACTAACCTCATattgtaatcttttttttgaagCACCTGAACATCACATTCAGACGTGATCCCACTAACTTCAGGCCAAGGATCAACAAATTAGAGTCTACAAAGGACAGGGAGCAGAAGTCTGCTGGCTCATACTACTACTTGGACGACTGaccctttttttttatgaatatgCTGCCTGCACAAAATAAACTCGCAAGTTGTTTGTGTACTTCCCctttgataaaatttttaattatgacTATGGTTTATAACTTGTTTGTAATGTTGTTCCATACATCAGACCAATGATACTGtcttttatatgattttattatatcGTTTTTAAATCTGTGGTTTAAAAAATCAATGAACAATCTTACTGAAGTAATGGTTTTTCTTGACTTGTTTTGATGCTATTGGTGCACTTGCTTCTTCTGATTTGCCTCTAGTGAGATTACAACTACGATTTGTCAAACCTTTCTCATTAACAAGTCCCCTAGATTCGTCGTAATGTATAAGGTCGCAAATCATCTCAAAGCGTTTAAGGAAGTTAATAAAAGTTAACATACACTGATGTATAACACCAGAATTCACGTTAACATAAAGCGTTTTAGAATCTGAGAATCTGATTCTAATTTTCTAAAACCAATTCACGTTAACATTCACTGATGTATAACACCAAGCATGCATGAACTACATTAATTTGGATCCTTATGTTTTACCCAAACTTACTTTCTTCCAGTAatataaagcaaaataaaataaatgttaaataaatacttttagtttattt comes from the Brassica rapa cultivar Chiifu-401-42 chromosome A01, CAAS_Brap_v3.01, whole genome shotgun sequence genome and includes:
- the LOC103842711 gene encoding ABC transporter E family member 1, translating into MADRLTRIAIVSEDRCKPKKCRQECKKSCPVVKTGRLCIEVTPTSKTAFLSEELCIGCGICVKKCPFEAIQIINLPKDLEKDTTHRYRSNAFKLHRLPVPRPGQVLGLVGTNGIGKSTALKILAGKLKPNLGRFDNPPDWQEILAHFRGSELQSYFTRVVEENLKTAIKPQHVDQIKKIVQGDLGKMLEKLDERGMMEQIVADLELNPVLDRRAKDVSGGELQRFAIAAVFIKKAEIYMFDEPSSFLDVRQRLKAAQVIRSLLRPDSYVIVVEHDLSVLDYLSDFICCLYGKPTAYGVVTLPFSVREGINVFLAGFIPTENLRFRDESLTFKVSETPQESDGEVKSYARYKYPNMSKTLGSFKLEVMEGDFTDSQIVVMLGENGTGKTTFIRMLAGALKPDEGVEEDMPVFNVSYKPQTYDAQRECSVRQLLHERIRDAYMHPQFVSDVMKPLQIEQLLDQAICTLSGGESQRVGITLCLGKPADIYLIDEPSAYLDSEQRITASKVIKRFILHAKKTAFIVEHDFIMATYLADRVIVYEGQPSIKCMAHSPQSLLSGMNLFLSHLNITFRRDPTNFRPRINKLESTKDREQKSAGSYYYLDD